A window from Sphingobacterium hotanense encodes these proteins:
- a CDS encoding PQQ-dependent sugar dehydrogenase, protein MIFQPKPFINILIFSCLFFTACRQTDHNFTVKDVPAEYLKLDNSYLEVSTVAEGLSVPWGMDYIDNKILFTEIAGKVKELNLTTGEVRTLLEIEDVFTRTTPGLLDITIQKNSKDDPYVFLNYTKKRDSLVVSTLMRYQYNGTELINPTEILSVAGANGHNGTRLLIDKNNILYWATGDVADNNMAQDSTTLNGKVLRMKLDGSVPADNPIANSLVYAWGFRNIQGMTLDKDGNLFTAEHGDAIEDEVNWVRPLHNYGWPLIEGKHDTDKELAITAKTKMTEPIRSWTPVIAPAGMAYYNHDEISEWKNSLLLVTLKSQTLRVLNLNEDQHSIKEEHIYFGKHFGRMRAVLVLPNGDVLLSTSNRDWNPQPGFPKENDDRIIRLRITDQKPQSFLQEDPKVTAASSNQNAAVLYKNYCASCHKEDGKGVANSFPPLVNSARINDLTAFTKLLLEGTKDKKPINGVSYEQNMASYSFLKDDELAAIINYVKTEFGDKKTTTPEAIKALRIK, encoded by the coding sequence ATGATATTTCAACCTAAACCATTTATTAACATTTTAATCTTCTCTTGCCTCTTCTTTACAGCATGCAGGCAAACGGATCATAATTTCACCGTGAAAGATGTTCCTGCGGAATATCTTAAACTTGATAACAGCTACTTAGAAGTAAGTACAGTCGCTGAAGGATTGTCAGTTCCATGGGGGATGGACTATATAGACAATAAGATTCTTTTTACAGAGATCGCGGGGAAAGTAAAAGAGCTGAATCTAACGACGGGAGAGGTGAGGACACTTTTAGAGATTGAGGATGTTTTTACAAGAACGACCCCCGGCTTATTGGACATAACGATTCAAAAGAATTCAAAAGATGATCCATACGTATTTTTAAACTATACGAAAAAGAGAGACTCTTTGGTGGTTTCAACGCTCATGCGCTATCAGTATAACGGTACGGAGCTCATTAATCCAACGGAAATACTCAGCGTTGCAGGTGCGAACGGACATAATGGAACGCGTCTTTTGATCGATAAGAACAATATTCTTTATTGGGCAACAGGGGATGTCGCGGATAATAATATGGCGCAGGATTCAACGACCTTAAATGGCAAGGTTTTACGCATGAAATTAGATGGCTCTGTGCCAGCGGATAATCCTATTGCCAATAGCTTGGTATATGCCTGGGGCTTCAGAAATATTCAGGGGATGACCTTGGATAAAGATGGTAATTTGTTTACTGCGGAGCATGGCGATGCCATTGAAGATGAAGTCAATTGGGTTCGACCATTGCATAATTACGGTTGGCCATTGATCGAAGGTAAGCACGATACGGATAAGGAGTTGGCTATTACAGCAAAAACCAAAATGACTGAGCCTATCCGATCATGGACTCCGGTAATAGCTCCGGCAGGTATGGCTTATTACAACCATGATGAGATTTCGGAGTGGAAGAATTCCTTGTTGCTCGTAACGCTTAAGAGCCAAACGTTGCGCGTGTTAAACCTTAATGAAGATCAGCATAGTATAAAGGAAGAGCATATTTATTTTGGGAAGCACTTTGGGCGTATGCGTGCGGTTTTAGTATTGCCTAATGGCGATGTGTTACTTTCTACAAGCAACAGGGATTGGAACCCGCAGCCTGGATTCCCGAAAGAGAATGACGATCGTATTATTCGCCTGCGGATTACCGATCAAAAACCGCAGTCTTTTTTACAAGAGGATCCGAAAGTTACAGCGGCTTCCAGCAATCAGAATGCTGCGGTATTGTATAAGAACTACTGTGCATCCTGCCACAAGGAGGATGGAAAGGGCGTCGCAAACTCTTTTCCGCCACTCGTGAATTCTGCACGTATAAACGACCTTACTGCATTTACAAAACTATTGCTGGAAGGAACAAAAGACAAGAAGCCAATTAATGGTGTAAGCTATGAGCAAAACATGGCGAGCTATTCTTTCCTGAAAGATGATGAGCTTGCCGCAATAATCAATTACGTAAAAACAGAGTTTGGAGATAAGAAAACAACGACTCCTGAAGCGATAAAAGCACTTAGAATTAAATAA
- a CDS encoding Nramp family divalent metal transporter: MNKNWLLKGLSILGPGIVTAALVFGPSKMTITSKMGADYGFELIWVIILAIFFMLIFTNMSARIGQYNTDSLLTLIRKKIGKFGSVFIGAGIFLVAISFQAGNSTGVGIAMGEATNTDAKIWIIVFNLAGILLLFFRSFYQVLEKVMLGLVILMLFSFVLTLILIQPSFSHIADGLIPHIPTGSTGLIVAFIASCFSLVGAFYQSYLVQEKRKANGVAPGEPLSADKHAQLSSTIGIMILGIMSAVVLICAASVLHPKGLKVNSASEMAMALEPLFGSNASHLFLIGLFGASFSSLIGNAALGGSMLGDAIGLKGNLNNNYVKMLIATVMIFGAIISLLFSSLPLELIVLAQSVTIFLVPFTGIAIYWIANSDDIMGEHKNNMFQKIVGLLGLLLVIGLAILNFKVLVLS; encoded by the coding sequence ATGAATAAAAACTGGTTATTAAAAGGCCTATCGATATTAGGCCCGGGGATTGTAACAGCCGCTCTTGTTTTTGGACCTAGTAAGATGACAATTACGTCCAAAATGGGAGCAGACTATGGGTTCGAACTCATCTGGGTTATCATTCTTGCTATATTTTTCATGCTCATTTTTACCAACATGAGTGCTAGAATCGGGCAATATAACACAGACTCGCTATTAACATTGATCCGCAAAAAGATAGGAAAGTTTGGCAGTGTCTTTATTGGAGCGGGGATCTTTTTAGTAGCAATATCCTTTCAAGCAGGTAACTCAACGGGTGTCGGGATTGCGATGGGGGAAGCGACGAATACGGATGCGAAGATCTGGATTATCGTATTCAATCTAGCCGGTATCTTGTTGTTGTTCTTCAGATCCTTCTACCAGGTATTGGAGAAAGTAATGCTCGGGCTGGTGATCTTGATGCTCTTCAGCTTTGTGCTGACATTGATATTGATTCAGCCTTCGTTCAGCCATATCGCTGATGGTTTAATTCCTCATATCCCAACTGGTTCGACAGGATTGATCGTTGCCTTTATTGCTTCTTGTTTTTCATTGGTAGGAGCATTTTATCAGTCTTATTTAGTGCAGGAGAAAAGGAAAGCGAATGGTGTTGCTCCTGGTGAACCCCTCTCGGCAGATAAGCATGCGCAACTAAGCAGTACCATTGGGATAATGATCTTAGGAATCATGAGTGCAGTCGTGTTAATCTGCGCTGCGTCGGTACTTCATCCTAAAGGATTGAAAGTAAACTCTGCATCTGAAATGGCAATGGCATTAGAGCCACTATTTGGATCAAATGCTAGCCATCTGTTTTTAATAGGATTGTTTGGCGCTTCGTTCTCCTCACTGATCGGAAATGCCGCCCTTGGGGGATCAATGCTAGGAGACGCTATCGGATTAAAAGGAAACTTGAACAACAATTATGTGAAGATGCTGATTGCCACGGTGATGATCTTCGGAGCCATTATCTCTTTATTGTTTAGCAGTCTTCCTCTTGAACTTATTGTATTAGCGCAAAGTGTCACCATCTTCTTGGTGCCATTCACCGGAATAGCGATTTATTGGATTGCCAATAGTGACGATATTATGGGAGAGCATAAGAATAATATGTTCCAAAAGATAGTTGGACTATTAGGTCTGCTTCTCGTTATTGGTCTAGCGATATTGAATTTTAAAGTATTAGTATTATCATAA
- a CDS encoding NAD-dependent epimerase/dehydratase family protein: MDLKKLEEKYAVPSRELVEDVKQIEGDIMLLGIAGKMGVSMGKLLVDALKLAGKENKVYGVSRFSDPKAKSQVEESGIIAIACDLLNDEQLFNLPDVANVIYLAGHKFGTVGNEDFTWAMNTYLPGRVSEKFKDAKIVAFSSGNILPFVKLNEGGVDEDAVPQPIGEYAQSCLGRERVFQYFAKKNNTPMLIYRLNYAVDFRYGVIMEIGKSVWNEKPIDLRTENVNVIWQGDANEIAIRSLLHCESPAKILNVTGPETLSTKWVAKEFAKIFGKEAKFVHEAEGTALLNNASECHRLFGYPKVTIREVIELNAAWIQNGGDEFGKPTHFQERGGQF; this comes from the coding sequence ATGGATTTAAAAAAGTTGGAAGAGAAATACGCAGTACCTTCCAGAGAATTAGTTGAAGATGTAAAGCAGATTGAGGGTGATATCATGCTATTGGGTATAGCAGGAAAGATGGGGGTGAGCATGGGCAAGCTTCTTGTGGATGCGTTAAAGTTAGCAGGTAAAGAAAATAAAGTTTATGGAGTATCTCGTTTCTCGGATCCAAAGGCGAAAAGCCAAGTTGAGGAGAGCGGTATTATCGCCATCGCATGTGATTTATTGAACGACGAACAGCTTTTTAACTTACCGGATGTTGCCAATGTAATTTACTTGGCGGGCCATAAATTTGGTACTGTTGGGAATGAGGATTTCACATGGGCTATGAATACTTATTTGCCGGGCCGTGTTTCCGAGAAATTCAAAGATGCTAAGATCGTGGCATTCTCCTCAGGAAATATACTTCCTTTCGTGAAATTAAATGAAGGCGGTGTGGACGAAGATGCAGTCCCACAACCAATTGGTGAGTATGCGCAATCATGCTTAGGCCGCGAACGCGTATTCCAATATTTCGCCAAAAAGAATAATACGCCAATGCTTATCTACCGTTTAAATTACGCTGTTGACTTCCGTTATGGTGTGATTATGGAGATCGGTAAATCCGTATGGAATGAAAAGCCTATTGATCTACGCACGGAGAATGTGAATGTGATCTGGCAGGGCGATGCTAATGAAATCGCTATCCGCTCCTTATTGCACTGTGAATCCCCTGCGAAGATATTGAACGTGACGGGTCCTGAAACCCTATCTACAAAATGGGTTGCAAAGGAGTTTGCTAAGATATTCGGTAAAGAAGCAAAGTTTGTTCATGAAGCCGAAGGAACGGCTTTATTGAATAATGCTTCAGAATGCCATCGCTTATTTGGTTATCCAAAGGTTACTATCAGAGAAGTTATCGAGCTAAATGCAGCTTGGATTCAAAACGGTGGTGATGAGTTTGGGAAGCCAACGCATTTCCAAGAAAGAGGAGGACAATTCTAA
- a CDS encoding dihydrodipicolinate synthase family protein, whose translation MKKLTKELKDFLMEGQVFPAHPLALNEDRSLDEASQRRLTRYYMESGAGGVAVAVHSTQFEIRDPNINLFRKVLELAADEIDKAKLDRPFLKIAGICGPTEQALEEAAIAVELGYDIGLLSMGGLQGWTEEAILERVRKVAQVIPVFGFYLQPSVGGRIFSYDFWSSFVEIEGVEAIKCASFNRYQTLDVMRALANSSRADDVAMYTGNDDNIVADLLTTYDFQVDGLTKSIDFRGGLLGHWAVWTKKAVELMQQVKQAKASKDYHHLNALLSKGVKVTDSNAAFFDPAHDFHGCIPGIHEVLRRQGLLKGIWCLNPDEVLSEGQAEEISRVYDNYPELNDDTFVKSFLAKDSA comes from the coding sequence ATGAAAAAGCTGACAAAAGAATTAAAAGATTTCTTAATGGAAGGGCAGGTCTTTCCTGCACATCCATTGGCGCTTAATGAAGATCGTTCGTTGGATGAAGCAAGCCAGCGGCGTTTGACACGATATTATATGGAGTCTGGTGCGGGCGGTGTCGCGGTAGCTGTTCACTCTACGCAGTTCGAGATTCGTGATCCTAATATCAATTTATTCCGCAAGGTTTTGGAACTCGCAGCTGATGAAATTGATAAGGCTAAGTTGGATCGTCCTTTCCTTAAAATCGCTGGAATCTGTGGGCCAACGGAGCAAGCGCTCGAGGAGGCTGCAATCGCTGTGGAATTAGGATATGATATTGGTTTGTTAAGTATGGGAGGACTACAAGGCTGGACCGAAGAGGCGATCCTAGAGCGCGTACGGAAAGTGGCGCAAGTTATTCCTGTATTCGGATTTTATTTACAACCTTCAGTGGGAGGTCGTATATTCTCATACGACTTCTGGAGCTCATTTGTCGAGATTGAAGGTGTCGAAGCAATCAAATGTGCATCTTTCAATAGATACCAAACGCTGGATGTCATGCGTGCATTGGCAAACTCCTCGCGTGCTGATGATGTAGCTATGTACACCGGAAATGACGACAACATTGTAGCTGACCTTCTGACAACCTATGATTTCCAGGTGGATGGATTGACGAAGTCAATTGACTTCCGCGGAGGACTCTTAGGACATTGGGCAGTATGGACAAAAAAGGCGGTAGAATTAATGCAGCAGGTGAAGCAGGCAAAGGCTTCTAAAGACTATCACCATTTGAATGCATTGTTGAGCAAAGGTGTCAAAGTTACGGATAGCAATGCCGCATTCTTTGACCCAGCACACGATTTTCATGGTTGCATCCCAGGTATTCATGAGGTACTGCGCCGTCAAGGATTATTGAAAGGCATCTGGTGTCTAAACCCTGATGAAGTGTTGTCGGAAGGACAAGCCGAAGAGATTTCCCGTGTCTACGACAATTACCCAGAACTTAATGATGACACATTCGTAAAATCTTTCTTAGCGAAAGATAGCGCTTAG
- a CDS encoding M20 metallopeptidase family protein, with amino-acid sequence MNPIEYIQTQDKHILEKVVQWRRHLHQHPELSFEEKETTKYIASVLDGMGIPYEQVSPTGLIGIIHGNGSSEKSIALRADIDALPITEENKHGYASLNKGVMHACGHDFHSSNLLGVAYLLNEIKHTLNGNVVLIFQAAEERIPGGAAAIVESGILDRYQVQKVIGQHVSPQLPLGTFGFKSGYAMASSDEIYIDIMGRGGHGAQPQLNIDPVIISAQLLVGLQQVVSRYADPRIPSVLSFGKVIADGAANVIPTTVHLAGTFRTTDEQWRASALAKIENLIVQTVDAYGASAKIEIKRGYPTLYNDPSLTAEMQQLATNLYGAESSLSVPTWMASEDFAYYAQKYPALFYFVGTRNEEKGIVSELHTPTFEIDETIYERSVEFMFKGAVSVLQRL; translated from the coding sequence ATGAACCCTATTGAGTACATTCAAACGCAAGATAAGCATATATTAGAAAAAGTCGTTCAATGGCGCCGACACTTACATCAGCATCCGGAACTGTCTTTTGAGGAAAAAGAAACCACAAAGTATATCGCTAGTGTTCTTGATGGAATGGGAATACCCTACGAGCAGGTATCCCCTACCGGACTCATCGGAATTATTCATGGCAACGGTTCATCTGAAAAAAGTATTGCCCTTCGTGCCGATATTGATGCACTACCGATTACAGAAGAAAATAAGCATGGATATGCTTCTTTAAACAAAGGCGTGATGCATGCATGTGGGCATGACTTTCATAGCTCAAACCTCTTGGGCGTTGCTTACTTGCTGAATGAAATTAAGCATACTTTGAATGGCAATGTGGTATTGATCTTCCAAGCTGCGGAGGAAAGAATCCCAGGCGGGGCTGCAGCAATCGTGGAATCGGGTATTCTTGACCGTTATCAGGTTCAAAAAGTAATTGGTCAGCATGTGTCTCCACAGTTGCCATTAGGAACCTTTGGCTTCAAGTCGGGATATGCGATGGCATCGAGCGATGAGATTTACATTGATATTATGGGTCGCGGTGGGCATGGCGCTCAACCGCAGTTGAATATTGATCCTGTTATTATATCAGCGCAATTACTGGTTGGTTTGCAGCAAGTAGTTTCTCGCTATGCTGATCCGAGGATACCATCTGTTCTGTCTTTTGGAAAAGTTATAGCCGATGGTGCAGCGAATGTCATTCCTACGACGGTTCATTTAGCAGGTACTTTCCGTACGACCGACGAGCAGTGGAGGGCCTCTGCGTTAGCAAAAATTGAGAACTTAATTGTTCAGACGGTGGATGCTTACGGTGCGTCCGCAAAGATCGAGATTAAGAGAGGATATCCTACTCTATATAATGATCCTAGTCTTACGGCTGAAATGCAGCAACTTGCGACTAATCTTTATGGCGCTGAAAGCAGCCTTTCGGTTCCAACCTGGATGGCATCAGAGGACTTCGCCTATTATGCGCAAAAGTATCCGGCTTTGTTCTATTTTGTTGGGACGAGAAATGAAGAGAAGGGTATTGTTTCGGAATTACATACGCCGACTTTTGAAATCGACGAAACGATCTATGAAAGATCGGTGGAGTTTATGTTTAAAGGAGCAGTTTCCGTCTTACAAAGATTGTAA
- a CDS encoding sodium:solute symporter family protein — protein MQPIDYIVIVVFFFLLIGIGIYSYFKVSSSADFFTAGGKLPWWLSGISHHVSGYSGAVFVAYASIAYTHGFVMYVWWALTIAIAMIGTIIFIAPRWARLRTKTGIQSPTEYLATRYNLPVQQLMAWCGVIVKLFDVGAKWAAVGILLNAFMGIPIVTGIILSGVVTLFYVTLGGLWADVLNDFMSFLIQVASGLVMFFVVLMHLGDGASGVFTMWDRLPPENSNLFNSPYTVGFAMAFLVINFFSYSGGTWNLATRFISSPSGKDAKKAAILSAILYLVWPLILFYPMFAAPIFFPNLEKPETSYSLMAMEFLPPGLLGLLVASLFSTTLSMTSSDANTISSVITRDILPVMIKKVKTFDKPKMLLVARITTFSFLVMTIIIAFNAQTFGGVIGLIISWFAALLGPISIPMILGLLPYFKHSGSIAALLSIIGGLATFVILKLIGGTGLAVELAGPLITSLVLYIGYAFVAKGEVPEKTEKLLDAINEE, from the coding sequence ATGCAGCCCATTGATTATATCGTCATTGTCGTATTTTTCTTTCTACTGATTGGAATCGGTATCTACAGTTACTTCAAGGTATCTTCTTCCGCCGATTTCTTTACCGCAGGAGGGAAACTCCCTTGGTGGTTGTCTGGAATATCACATCATGTTTCCGGTTATAGCGGTGCAGTCTTCGTCGCGTATGCGTCAATTGCCTATACCCATGGATTTGTGATGTATGTTTGGTGGGCATTGACGATTGCAATCGCGATGATCGGAACGATTATCTTTATCGCACCCCGATGGGCAAGGCTACGGACTAAAACGGGTATACAATCACCTACAGAATATTTAGCAACGCGATATAACCTGCCCGTTCAACAACTGATGGCTTGGTGCGGAGTAATCGTTAAGTTATTTGATGTTGGAGCGAAATGGGCAGCAGTAGGAATATTATTAAACGCTTTCATGGGCATTCCTATCGTTACGGGTATTATTCTTTCCGGGGTAGTTACTCTTTTCTATGTAACCTTAGGAGGCCTATGGGCCGATGTACTTAATGATTTTATGTCATTTCTTATCCAGGTAGCTTCCGGCTTAGTCATGTTCTTCGTGGTCCTGATGCACTTGGGGGATGGGGCGTCCGGCGTCTTTACGATGTGGGATCGCTTGCCGCCAGAAAACAGTAATCTGTTCAATTCCCCGTATACAGTGGGCTTTGCCATGGCATTCCTAGTCATCAATTTCTTTAGTTACAGTGGTGGAACCTGGAACCTCGCGACGCGCTTTATATCATCGCCGTCGGGGAAAGACGCCAAAAAGGCGGCGATCCTTTCAGCAATCCTCTACCTTGTTTGGCCATTGATCCTTTTCTATCCGATGTTTGCGGCGCCTATATTCTTCCCGAACTTAGAAAAGCCAGAAACTTCCTATTCTTTAATGGCAATGGAGTTTCTTCCTCCCGGTCTCTTAGGTTTATTGGTTGCTTCGTTATTCTCAACAACGCTATCCATGACCTCTTCAGATGCGAATACTATCTCCTCGGTGATCACCCGTGATATTTTGCCGGTTATGATCAAGAAGGTTAAAACTTTCGATAAACCGAAGATGCTACTTGTTGCGCGCATTACGACCTTTAGCTTTCTGGTTATGACGATAATTATCGCTTTCAACGCACAGACATTTGGAGGGGTAATCGGATTAATCATTTCCTGGTTTGCGGCATTGTTAGGCCCTATATCTATCCCGATGATTCTTGGTCTTTTACCATATTTCAAACATAGCGGAAGCATAGCCGCACTACTCTCCATTATCGGTGGTTTAGCGACGTTTGTCATCTTAAAACTCATTGGAGGAACCGGACTTGCGGTGGAATTAGCAGGACCACTTATTACGTCTTTGGTACTCTATATTGGCTATGCATTTGTTGCCAAAGGAGAAGTTCCTGAAAAAACAGAAAAACTATTAGATGCCATTAACGAAGAATAA
- a CDS encoding AGE family epimerase/isomerase has protein sequence MNSIQINRQTAFTNETLYMMLEQYKQYLFDDYLPFIDEYVYDKEHGGYFWNTSYKGKQLSSHKRTWYDARGTWVYSYLYKVLDTDPQYLERAKQTLKLLFKAKDTGARFWPWSYDQAGNDLQEREGDIYGNLFVAEALAAYSDASGEQDAWDEAKNILQEAFALYQTKEYRYLLEYTPTKDYPEAEEILGHYMIVLHLCTTLLRLQADTELEEIADYCLEALLQKHYDAELNLMPELRSKAGSGLGESLDQFVYIGHAIETLWMIMDEAKRRKDQELFDLAASRFKFHVEVAKDDLFGGFFHCLDHAKENRFLLDKVLWAQEEVMVGCLILMEERSDEWAYHTFQNTLQYLQQQFILDHLPYKPWKINGNRQMNREEEGIRIENYHHPRHLIFGILTLQKIINRITLNLNSYEK, from the coding sequence ATGAATAGCATACAGATAAATAGGCAGACGGCGTTTACAAATGAAACGCTATATATGATGCTTGAACAGTATAAGCAATACTTGTTCGACGACTACCTGCCTTTTATCGATGAATACGTATATGATAAGGAACATGGAGGGTATTTTTGGAATACCAGCTATAAAGGCAAGCAGCTTAGCAGCCACAAAAGAACCTGGTATGATGCCAGAGGAACTTGGGTCTATTCTTATTTATACAAAGTGTTGGATACTGATCCGCAATACTTAGAGCGCGCCAAGCAAACGCTCAAATTATTGTTCAAAGCCAAAGATACTGGTGCTCGTTTCTGGCCTTGGTCTTACGATCAAGCCGGCAATGACCTCCAAGAAAGAGAAGGGGATATCTATGGAAATCTCTTTGTAGCAGAAGCTTTGGCCGCTTATTCTGATGCCAGTGGCGAGCAAGATGCTTGGGACGAAGCTAAAAATATTCTACAGGAAGCATTTGCACTTTACCAAACGAAAGAATATCGCTATCTTTTGGAGTATACACCTACGAAAGATTATCCGGAAGCAGAAGAAATATTGGGGCATTACATGATCGTATTGCACCTATGTACGACCTTATTGCGCCTTCAAGCTGATACCGAACTCGAAGAAATTGCAGATTATTGTTTAGAAGCTTTGCTTCAAAAGCATTATGATGCAGAACTCAACCTGATGCCCGAACTGCGAAGTAAAGCGGGCAGCGGACTGGGCGAAAGTCTTGACCAGTTTGTTTACATCGGGCATGCTATAGAAACCTTATGGATGATTATGGATGAGGCGAAGCGCCGAAAGGATCAGGAATTGTTCGATCTTGCAGCATCCCGCTTCAAGTTTCATGTGGAGGTAGCAAAGGACGATTTATTTGGTGGTTTCTTCCACTGTCTGGATCATGCCAAAGAAAACAGGTTTCTCTTAGATAAAGTGCTTTGGGCACAAGAGGAAGTTATGGTCGGATGTTTAATCCTGATGGAGGAGCGTTCTGACGAATGGGCGTATCATACGTTTCAAAACACACTGCAGTATTTGCAGCAGCAATTTATACTCGATCATTTACCCTATAAACCTTGGAAAATCAACGGAAATAGACAGATGAACAGAGAAGAGGAGGGAATAAGGATAGAAAACTATCATCATCCAAGACATTTGATATTCGGAATCTTGACCCTTCAAAAAATTATAAACAGAATTACCTTAAACTTAAATAGCTATGAAAAATGA
- a CDS encoding Gfo/Idh/MocA family protein — MKNDVSRRGFIKTTAMASLGIGMLGPNTKFFEGLSSVQKGKRVGIIGLDTSHATAFTKSLNGENPDPRFKGYKVVAAVAQGSKDIPSSVERVPKYIEEVKKYGVEIVKDINALLKKVDVVLLESNDGRVHLEQAIPVIKAKKTLFIDKPIAASYKDAKQIFDLAKQNNVPVFSTSSLRFMDKVKEVKGGSVGKVLGADTFSPAALEPNHPDFFWYGIHGIEILFALMGTGCESVTRVHTEGTDVVVGKWKDGRIGTFRGLRVGKHDYGGTVFGEKGNTTLGQFKGYDSLLLEIIAFFETGNPPVSAEETLEICAFIEAADESKRQQGKPVSLVTS; from the coding sequence ATGAAAAATGATGTTAGCAGAAGAGGTTTCATAAAAACAACAGCAATGGCCTCGCTCGGAATCGGCATGCTCGGTCCAAATACCAAATTCTTTGAAGGCCTTTCCTCCGTACAAAAAGGAAAGCGCGTCGGAATTATCGGATTAGATACGTCGCATGCGACGGCATTTACCAAATCTTTAAATGGAGAAAATCCTGACCCTAGATTTAAAGGGTATAAAGTGGTAGCCGCTGTAGCACAAGGTAGCAAGGATATTCCATCCTCTGTCGAGCGCGTTCCGAAATACATCGAAGAGGTAAAAAAGTATGGCGTTGAAATCGTTAAAGATATCAATGCGCTATTGAAAAAGGTAGACGTGGTATTGTTAGAGAGCAACGACGGAAGAGTGCATTTAGAACAAGCCATACCTGTTATCAAGGCTAAAAAGACCTTATTTATCGATAAGCCAATTGCGGCTTCGTATAAAGATGCTAAACAGATATTCGACTTAGCAAAACAAAACAATGTTCCGGTATTCTCCACTTCGTCTTTGCGTTTCATGGACAAAGTAAAAGAAGTTAAAGGAGGTAGCGTTGGCAAAGTCTTAGGTGCTGACACATTCAGCCCTGCGGCATTAGAACCAAACCACCCTGACTTCTTCTGGTATGGTATCCACGGTATTGAGATCCTGTTTGCACTAATGGGAACGGGATGTGAAAGTGTAACGCGCGTGCATACTGAAGGTACGGATGTGGTAGTCGGAAAATGGAAAGATGGCCGCATCGGTACGTTCCGCGGTCTTCGTGTGGGTAAGCATGATTATGGAGGTACTGTGTTCGGCGAAAAAGGAAATACGACGCTGGGGCAGTTTAAAGGTTATGATTCCCTCTTGTTGGAGATTATCGCATTCTTTGAAACCGGAAATCCACCTGTTTCTGCCGAAGAGACTTTAGAGATCTGTGCGTTTATCGAAGCGGCAGACGAAAGCAAGCGTCAGCAAGGGAAACCTGTATCATTAGTAACATCATAA